The region AAATGCAATAAGAACAACGGCCCCCTTGCGCCCTGCCAGAACTGCGCCGACTTCGATGTCCCCTGCACCTACGATCGGCCCGCCCGCCGACGCGGCGCTCGAAGGAATGCCAGTCCTGCCGCCAGCCAGACGATGCAACCCACCGGCGCGCTTCCCACGCTTTCCGCACAGCAAACGCCTCGCGATGAAGACCTTGCCCGCACCGGCTCCGTTTCCAGCACAATCATGCAGTCTCGCACAAGTAATGCCTCGTGGGACGGTGTCAATGGGACTCACGCTGCGGTCGCCGGTCCAAGCGATGGTGGGCTGATCTCTCCATGGAAGGCGTTTGCGACCGCCTGCAATAGAACCATCCAGGACTTGGCCCAGGTCTACTTTGAGATCGTATATCCTATGTACTGCGCCCGCGGATTGATATTTTGCAATGCCGAAGCTAACCGACGTTGGCGTCTGTCTATAGATTTCCCTTGTTCCACTGGCCCACGTTTACGAAGGCCCTCGAGAATATGGACTACCTCCACGACGATGGCTTTTTCGCCTCGACAATGGCAATGTGTGCGTTGGCTTCTGCCCGCGCTCGCGATGGAGCCTTGTACACAACGCGATGGACCCCACACCAGCTGGCCAGTCCTCCGTCGGAAGTCTTTTGGACGGCCGCGAAAGAATCGATTCCTCGTGACCTGGCCAATGCCAGAGGAACTGAGTACATGCGAGCATCTGCCATATTGAGTATCGCCAGTATTCAGCATGGGCAGATTCACGGCATGCAGCAGTACCTCGGCATCTACCACACACTCGCGACGATGGACGGGCTGCAGGATGAAAAGTTCTGGCCCAAGGACCTGGATCCCATTACTGTTGAAATCCGGCGACGAATGGTATGTTTCGCGATTTTCCATTGCTTTGTTAATGCGACGCTTTGGTGCTAATGTTTTGTTCGTCTAGTTCTGGTCTATCTACACATTGGACGTGTATTCATCCATCGTCTGGGGCGGTGTCATTCGCCACCGAGAAACGCAGTCTAATGTTCGGTATCCTGGCGAGTTAAGAGACGATTTTCTCATAAATCCTAAATCTGCTGCAACGTCGCCAGACGAGAATGGCAGATTGGTTGGGCATGCACCATCAGACGACTGGATAAATGGCTGGAACTTCATCACCGATATGTATCGCGTCTTGGAACATGCCGTCGATAGCCAGAGACGGCGTATCGTCCCCAACAACGGGACGACGGACGTTTGGTCATTATTCAGTCCATCTCAAATGGCGGGTTCCTGGCTCATGGACCATGTTGTAGCCATGTACGCGGCCCTTCCACCCCAGTTCCACCAAACTCAACCGGTCATCGGTGATCTGTCCCAGGACATTTTCGGTTTCCAGTCGGCCAATATTCAAGCAACGCTTCAGCTGCTGCGGATGGTTGTGTCTTCGAATGGAGACCAGGGCGTGGATGAGAAATGTGACGTCGCCGGACAGGTCTTGAGTGTCTTCTCCAAGGTCCCTGTTGAATACCTCAAAGCCATCAGTTCCCCATTGCTTCACCACCTCGCTGGTATTGGTTACATTCTCGGCTCGGTAATGGAAGGCAGTTTATCAGAAGCTTCTTATAAACGCGTCCGCACTCTGCTCCTGGAAATGGCCGACCTCCTGCATCGACTAGAGTCAGGTCTCCGCCGCTCCACTGGCACGAGCGAACGACTCAGGGCACAAGTGAGTCGCATTGACGAGTACATGTTGTCCCAGCGATTAGCGACCACGGTCCCACCTGCCGTACCCCACACGGGGATAATTAAGGACGACCTGGTCTCGCCGCTTTACCAACAATCAAACCTTACGCCTATCCAGGCCCCTATCACCGGAATAGACGACCCGATCGCTCAATTCCAGCTGCCGCCTGAGTTGCTGAATGATTGGCCGTGGCCGTTTGATACCGGTTTCTCGTCTGAGGGGATGTTTCCCCTTGCTTTCGTGAAGTGAACTACTGGAGCCCGATTTTAATCTCTACTGGACGAACCACCTCAGACTGCCAACGAAAAGTCCGCGAAAAAGTCCTGCCACGTTGTGGGAAAATAGAACAGATTCAGGCCTGGGAAATCCCACTCGCTGACGAACTGCTCTGGCACAAACGAGGTCAACTCGGTTTGGGCATCGAACAATTCCCAGAACGGTGCCGTATCCGCATTTTCGCCCTCGTCACCCAGGCCACTCTCCTGAAGAGTGCGACCGTACTTTTCGATGCTTAGtcggagaatctggagatACGCATTGCCGTTACTGGCGGCGTTGCTGTTTGAGACGCTTTTCGTCAGGTCTTCCAGCAATCTGTTTCCATGGGTTAGGAGTTCCTCatgctcttcttttccctccgACAGGAGTCTGGAAAGTTtgagcagaagcagaaagcaGAATGCGCACTTCGCCCAGACGAAATCCATCGCATAtttgagcttctcaaggTACGAGTCATGTTCGATAGTCATCAGGCTGAGGTGTTTGCGCGCGCTGGCTTTTGCCATTAGAAGGATCTTTCGCTCGACCGGAGACATTGCCCTAAAGCGATCAGCTTAGCCGGAGAAGATTGGATGGCATACGAACGCAACGTTTTCCACGCCCAGAGACCGCAGAGCCTTGCAATGGAGCATCATCTCGGACCAGCATTTCTGGATGCGAAGTGCGGCTAGCAGTGGCGCTCGCTCTTCGTCATCTGGTGCGAGGGCGTTCTCTGtttaattagtatttttattctagACGCTGTATGGCGTTTGTACCTATGATTCGTTGCCAGTCTCTGCGCCCGTTAGATATCCAACACCACGCTCAAGACTCGAAGGCGACTTACTCAAACCACAAATCAAGATCAAGCTTAGCTTCTTGTACGAACGCTGCAATATCGGCACGAGCCAGGGGTATCTTGGCACCGAGTGTTTCATTTATATGTACTAGAGCAGCGTCAGTTGCTGTACGGCAATTGTGCATGTTACCAGACCTCTGATGACGTTCAACTGTGGATGTTAGCCGGGCTCCTCAATTACTGGAGTGCGCGTACCTCGACTTGCGACAACAACCGGAGATCCAGGACCGTTGACGAAGGTTGATGGAGGAGCTTGCGACACCGCCGTGCATTTCCCGTCATGCGAATGCCAGGGGGTTTCCCACCATCCAAGCTGAATCTACGGCAGTCAACAATCTGATGATTTAGATTGCGAGAGAACTCACATATGCTCTAGAACCAAGAGTCCAAACCACGTCCGCGACTTGCGCATCAGCCCGTTCTCTTCAACCAAACCATCTGTACTCGGGGACCCTTCCACATCCTTCATGGTCAACCGGTGCGTGAGATCCTCAAACGCTTCGTCGAGACCCAAATCGAGTGCCATGCGAGTCGCAAACGAGAGCATCAGGGAGCGTTCCGCAGAATAACAAGCGATCACCAGCAGTGCCTGGACGGATTCGAGGCAGTTCAGCGTTTCGTTCTGAATCACGACGTTGATCCACTTCTTCAGCTCCGTTTGCAGCAACTCCGATAGTTGGGAGCCGGTTTCTAGGTAATCAGCAGAGGATGTGAAAGATATGGGTGGACGTACTGGAATCGACTCGGCTTCCGATTGTGCATATGGCATTCAATAGGATGCTGCTTCGGTATCGCACCGATTGGAAGGTATCGTGCTTGGGATCGAATATTGGGATATACCTGTCCTATACCGTCATTAGATAAATCCAACCCAGACACTGAGCACATACGCAACCCTGAAAGAATCTAAATACAGTTAGCAATGCCTACAACACTAGGTCAGAATAAACACACGTCGTAAAACACTCCACAGCATAATCCATCGTAATAAGGCCCTTGCTAATAAAATCCGAGATCGGCTCCTCTCGAACCTCAAAGCCAGTCCGTCTCCTCTTCGGCGCACGATACATATCGCCCTGCAGGTCCTGAAGGCGCGACTGCAAAGGTAAACGCATATCAGGCGCTAGGAATCCAGCGCTCTCAGCCACGACCTGCGGCGGGGATACACTGGGCTGCTGCACAGTATGAAGCCCGGATCCAGACAGCGCCTGTgcctgcggctgcggctgcggctgcgagTGCACGCTGAGCATCTgcttcatctcctcgagcTGGTCCTGTAGTCGGCGGACTTCAGACTCGACGGACTCGATTCGCCTAGACATATGATTAGCACCATCCTTATCATTTAGTCACCCTAAAAGGTAGAGAGGTAGATACTCCGTCGCCGGATCCTTCGGGATGTCAAAGAAAACGCACtgtttcttcaacttctcgcACCTCGTGCATGGCTTTTTGCTGTCGCATTTTACCTAGACTTGTAAGTAACAGAGTAGAGTCGACCTGTAGCCGTGTAGAATACAGACCTTGGATTGTCGGCATGCACTGCATGCTTTCTGAGTGGGATTTCATTGTTAGACGGTGTCCATGATGTATTCAAGATGGGGTAATACCGGGACCCGTTTCATGGACGGGGGCGCGGCGATTAGGTATGAGTCTTCAGACATACTGAGACTGCGGACTGACATGACACGACACTAAGATGACTGGactggggatggagatggagacagaCTGGGGAAGCTGTTAGTTAATGAGAAACGCGGGGTGCAGCGTGGAAGCTCAGGCCATCGGAATATCCCCGACTGAAGGATTTAGTCACTTTAGTCGATTTAGTGGAGTTGACTGCTAGCCTGCTAGGTGCTGTGGGGATACAGTGGATATGACAGCTTAATACTGTACATTCAAGCATGAAGTTATTGCCAACAGATAACTTAGGGCATCTcataataactaaataacAACTCAACTACCCTAGTACACATACACAAAAACCTCATTCTCAAAGTCCGTCAGGTCCTTGAACGCATTATCCTCGACCATCTGGGCATCGTTCTTGTCGACCTCTGTCTCGCCGACGGCCTGCATCGAGCGATCGATGATCTTCGCATTCTTGCCCATCGCCACACGGCGCTTCTCGTGCTGCTTGTTGAGGTAGAAAATATACACCAGGTTCACACTATCAAGTTAGCATCGCCTGCCTAATGGGTGTAGTACTTACGCGCAGAGCACCACTAAGACACAGAACATGGCAAGACTGGTAATACTTGTTAGATCCGAATGCAACAGTTTGGGTGAAGTTCTTACTTGGAGAGCAGACCGCGTCGATAACCAGGGGCCTCTTCGGTGGTGTACAGGTTAGGACCGACCACCTATACATATTAGTTCTGTTCTGTCTGGGGTAATTCGGCTGCATACGTTACCAGCACATTGTCCGACCAGCAGAATACCGTtgatgaccttcttcttggtctcACCGGCGGTATTTCCGGCAGCCCAGGAGTAAATCATTGGTGCTAGATATGTTAGTAGAGGTAATTGACATGGCTGTTCAAACGTACTGATTCCAGGATACACCGAAATCTATATCCAGGTTAATATGTATTCAAATGAAGGCAACGGAAGAGCCGTACAATATAATAACCCGCAAGCAAAGGCCCCTTGTGAGAATCACCACGCGGAAGCTCCAGTAACATCACGCAGCCCGCGATGGCAGGGAGACACAGCAGGGCAATGACACCTCCCTTCGTATTGTACTTTGTCGCAAGCCAGGCTCCCCCAAGAGTCGCGATGAGTTGGATTGCACCAAACGGTATGTTAAACAGCATAGTCTTTAGCTGGTCGAAGCCGAAGGACTCGATGATCAATGGGCCAAAGGTTGTAATACCGCCGCTTGGAATCCTAGACTGTGTGAGTAGTCATTTATGGAgcgagaaaaaaagagactCACGAGATGGAAAACATCAGAGCAAACCAGAAGAAAGACTTCGGGTCCAGGAATGCCTCCTTGACATGTGCCCATTTCCATTCATGTGTTTCGATGCCCTGCTGGTTCATGCGGAGTCTACAATGGTTAGTTAGATTGCAATCCTGGTTTCGAGTCGTACCTTTCAATTGCTAGCAGtttatcctcttcattcaGGAACTTGGACTGCATTGGGGAGTCTGGCAGGAAAACCCTAGAGCACAGTTAACAACTGGAGGGGATGTTGGTGGCTTAGATACTAACAAgacagcaaaagcaaacgCAACAGTGATGAgcccgaagaagaggaagataatctattataatcAATACCAATCACGGCAAGAGTATTGTGTATAATACCTGGTATGGCGAGAGATTGGAATCGATATGCCCGAGGCCGAACGCGATGAGACTGCCAAACTAGAATGCAACTGTCAGTATAAAGAAATACGATTGAATAGAAACATACCATATTGACAACACCATTCATCGCATACCAGGAACTCAATCGCATAGGCTGCTCACGACGACGATACCACATCTGCGTGATGGCAATAAAGGCAGGGGCTATCATCGTCAGCCTCGAAAGTATACATTGGACGTAGCAACTCACGGATCCCCGCCTCAAACAAACCCAGGAAGATCCGACAGGCCAACAAGCCGCCGAAAGTCTTCGCAGGCGTCATGCACGCAAGCGAGATACCCCAGAAGAACACCATGACAGCCAGGAACTTCCCCAGTCGGATCTTGACGAGAATGTACGCAATCGCAGGCTGGGCGACCAGCTGAACAAGGTAGATGCTCGAGCCGAGCCAGGAATACTCCTGGCCCACAAGGTTCGCATCCTCGATGAGCCCGAAGACGGAGCCGTAGGAGAGAGTAGATTTGTCGAGTTGTTGCAGGAAGTAGATTCCCAGAAGGATAGGGAGCAGTCTCAGGTCGATTCGTCGGAGGACGCGCTTGTTGTTCTCTGGCGTCAAGATGGTCGAGCCGCCGAGGTCTTCGATCAGCTCCAGGgctttatctttcttctgTCCATCGGGTTGGGGTCTTTCACGGGGTTCAGGCTGGGCTTGGGCTGGAGCAAATTCGATGCGTTCGTCCTGGTCGAACTTTGAGACTGGACCTGCTGGGTGAGACATTTTGAGTCTTCCCAATGTAGTTGAGTAGAGCGTGAATAGGTTAATCGAGTCAGGGGTTAGTTGAATCAGTGGGATAGTTGAATGGATGATAGTGTATTGGTCGCGGAATCAGCCGTTGAGGTAGAGAAGATGCATATTCCGGTGACCACCGTGCCAGATACAACGGGGGAATAAGAGTTATATTGGCAGACGGCACGGCCTCACGCACCAAGAGAGCAGCAGAGTAGACGTATACTGAACCTGGGGCCCCGCGGGGGAACAGCGTATCCACATCGGACGAAGGCTGGCAAGTCCGACGGTCATCAGGCCACGAAAGGACCACCGGCACATGGAGAAACAACGGCCGAGTCATTGACAGGAGAGCAGATACCTCGATGAAGGCTAGCAGACCACTAACAAGGGACTAACCAAGGGCTAAAAGGAGGCAATCCAGCGAATGCGAAGCTGCGCGGACGATCTCCGAGGGCGCCATCCAATGGAACAGTGCCCGTGGGGAAGACGCTGCGGAGGTGGTTTCATTCCTTCGGCGGTCGGCTGTTCGACCGATGATTGTAAGGTGAATGCAATGGATCCCCGGTCTTTGTTCGTGGTCCCCTTTGATATACATCGGGGATGGCCACCGAAACCCGACGCAGCCACGCCATCGCCGTGCAACCCCTCAATGCACCCCTCAGTCTGTGAGGGGAGTCGTCGTGCAGTAATGGTTCAAATACAGCTTCGTTGTCGCGTAGCTTGACAGAATTCAGTGTCAAGACACGACTGTGTGCTCGTTCTTACCTGAAGTCACGATAAACATGCCCCAAAAAGAGTACTGCCCTAAGGGCTACCAGCAGACACAGTCGCAAGACTCGAGTCCCTCTGTGTTCCTTCATCATGAAGCAAACAAGCGATCCAGTGACTTTTCTTTTGAAGCTGTCCGCGAGAACCTCTTCCGCGTCACCTTCACGTCGCCAACCCATCCCCTTCCTCCCTACCCCAGCGTCACCAAGCCAGAAACCAGCTTGAGCGGCGTCGATATATCGATAAACAGCGGCACGTCCcagaaggaaatcgaggTCGGAAACGTCAAAGCCGCCGTCAACTGGGAGAACACCCCCGTGGTGTCGCTGTCATGGAAGGGCGAGGACAAGCCTCTATACAAGGACCTGCCCCTGCGCTCCTATGTCACAGACGGAGACGGCATCGCACACTACACAGAGCACGACCGCAAGGCCCTGCACGTTGGACTCGGCGAGAAGGGCGCGCCCATGGATCTCACCGACCGACACTTCCAGCTCTCTGCGACAGACAGTTTCGGATATGACGTCTACAACACCGACCCCCTTTACAAGCACATTCCGCTTCTGATCAAGGCGACCCCGGCCGGGTGTGTTGCGATCTTCTCCACGACACACGGCAGGGGAACCTGGTCTGTTGGATCTGAGGTGGATGGTCTCTGGGGCCATTTCAAGGTATACCGCCAGGACGTCGGCGGTCTAGAGCAGTACCTTATTGTAGGCAAGACCCTGAAGGACGTCGTCAGGTCATATGCAGAGCTTGTCGGTTTCCCTCTGCTCGTACCCCGATGGGCATACGGGTATATCTCCGGAGGCTACAGATACAGCGCAATGGATCACCCCCCAGCCCACCAGGCACTAATGGACTTCGCGGACAAGCTCAAGGAGCACGACATCCCCTGCTCTGCGCACCAAATGAGCTCTGGCTACTCAATCTCCGAAGCCGAGCCCAAGGTCCGCACGGTCTTCACCTGGAACCGGTACCGGTTCCCCGATCCTGAGAAGTGGATTGCGCAGTACCACTCTCGCGGTATCCGTCTTTTGACCAACATCAAGCCATTCCTGCTGAGCTCACACCCGGACTACCAGAAGCTGATTGACGGGGATGGATTCTTCAAAGACCCCGAAACCGGCGAGCCTGGATACATGCGTCTGTGGAGTGCAGGAGGCGGAACAGGCGGCGATGGATGCCACATCGACTTCACCTCCGCGGCAGCCTTCAAGTGGTGGTACGACGGGGTGCAGTTCCTCAAGCGCTCTGGAATCGACGGGATGTGGAATGACAATAATGAGTACACTCTGCCCAGCGACGACTGGCGGGTGGCGCTGGACGAGCCCACCGTCTCGGAAGCTGTCAAGAAGCAGGCCGATGACAAGACTGTTGGTCTCTGGGGTCGTGCCATGCACACAGAGCTCATGGGCAAGGCGTCCCATGATGCTCTGAGGGACTTGGAGCCCAATGTGCGCCCGTTTGTGCTGACTCGTAGTGCCACGGCTGGAACGATGCGATATTCTGCTAGTACCTGGAGTGGTGATAACGTCACCAGCTGGGAGAGCATGAAGGGTGCCAATGCGTTGTCTCTGAATGCTGCTTTGTCTCTCCTTCAGGTAAGGAAACCATGTCATACTGATAAACATAACTGACTGTTTTAGTGCGAGGGCCACGACATTGGCGGTTTCGAGGGTAGGTCTAACCCCCTATACTCATACTTGGATAACTAACTTATATACAGGCCCCCAACCATCCCCCGAACTCCTCGTCCGCTGGGTCCAGCTAGGAACCTACTCCCCCCGATTCGCAATTAACTGCTTCAAGACCTCCCCGGCCAACAACGAAGTTGGCGACGTCATCGAAC is a window of Aspergillus puulaauensis MK2 DNA, chromosome 4, nearly complete sequence DNA encoding:
- a CDS encoding uncharacterized protein (COG:S;~EggNog:ENOG410PN68;~antiSMASH:Cluster_4.1), with the translated sequence MTGNARRCRKLLHQPSSTVLDLRLLSQVELNVIRVHINETLGAKIPLARADIAAFVQEAKLDLDLWFEDWQRIIENALAPDDEERAPLLAALRIQKCWSEMMLHCKALRSLGVENVAAMSPVERKILLMAKASARKHLSLMTIEHDSYLEKLKYAMDFVWAKCAFCFLLLLKLSRLLSEGKEEHEELLTHGNRLLEDLTKSVSNSNAASNGNAYLQILRLSIEKYGRTLQESGLGDEGENADTAPFWELFDAQTELTSFVPEQFVSEWDFPGLNLFYFPTTWQDFFADFSLAV
- a CDS encoding fungal specific transcription factor domain-containing protein (COG:S;~EggNog:ENOG410PN68;~antiSMASH:Cluster_4.1), yielding MPYAQSEAESIPVRPPISFTSSADYLETGSQLSELLQTELKKWINVVIQNETLNCLESVQALLVIACYSAERSLMLSFATRMALDLGLDEAFEDLTHRLTMKDVEGSPSTDGLVEENGLMRKSRTWFGLLVLEHM
- a CDS encoding putative alpha-glucosidase (CAZy:GH31;~COG:G,M,O;~EggNog:ENOG410PHVK;~InterPro:IPR025887,IPR000322,IPR017853,IPR011013;~PFAM:PF13802,PF01055;~antiSMASH:Cluster_4.1;~go_function: GO:0003824 - catalytic activity [Evidence IEA];~go_function: GO:0004553 - hydrolase activity, hydrolyzing O-glycosyl compounds [Evidence IEA];~go_function: GO:0030246 - carbohydrate binding [Evidence IEA];~go_process: GO:0005975 - carbohydrate metabolic process [Evidence IEA]), giving the protein MPQKEYCPKGYQQTQSQDSSPSVFLHHEANKRSSDFSFEAVRENLFRVTFTSPTHPLPPYPSVTKPETSLSGVDISINSGTSQKEIEVGNVKAAVNWENTPVVSLSWKGEDKPLYKDLPLRSYVTDGDGIAHYTEHDRKALHVGLGEKGAPMDLTDRHFQLSATDSFGYDVYNTDPLYKHIPLLIKATPAGCVAIFSTTHGRGTWSVGSEVDGLWGHFKVYRQDVGGLEQYLIVGKTLKDVVRSYAELVGFPLLVPRWAYGYISGGYRYSAMDHPPAHQALMDFADKLKEHDIPCSAHQMSSGYSISEAEPKVRTVFTWNRYRFPDPEKWIAQYHSRGIRLLTNIKPFLLSSHPDYQKLIDGDGFFKDPETGEPGYMRLWSAGGGTGGDGCHIDFTSAAAFKWWYDGVQFLKRSGIDGMWNDNNEYTLPSDDWRVALDEPTVSEAVKKQADDKTVGLWGRAMHTELMGKASHDALRDLEPNVRPFVLTRSATAGTMRYSASTWSGDNVTSWESMKGANALSLNAALSLLQCEGHDIGGFEGPQPSPELLVRWVQLGTYSPRFAINCFKTSPANNEVGDVIEPWMYPEVTPQVRATIKRRYEILPYIYNLGLESHYFASPPQRWVGWGYESDPEVWTKTLKRGEEQFWFGETILVGGVYEPGINVAKVYLPRKTDGQFDYGFVNLNAPYSYYASGQWVEIASEWKESIPLLAKIGGAIPVGKSVQTRIPGDETAASVSVSELDDYRGVEIFPPRASSHGNVFSMTWMEDDGISVQPKVSKYTIRYEATDDRVIVGFSKDETSGFVPAWKELDIILHNGDERRVVSDDGKTVDYKGKDGRGREVYTLRY
- a CDS encoding uncharacterized protein (COG:S;~EggNog:ENOG410PN68;~antiSMASH:Cluster_4.1) gives rise to the protein MSRRIESVESEVRRLQDQLEEMKQMLSVHSQPQPQPQAQALSGSGLHTVQQPSVSPPQVVAESAGFLAPDMRLPLQSRLQDLQGDMYRAPKRRRTGFEVREEPISDFISKGLITMDYAVECFTTCVYSDLVL
- a CDS encoding putative C6 transcription factor (COG:S;~EggNog:ENOG410PKVM;~InterPro:IPR036864,IPR007219,IPR001138;~PFAM:PF00172,PF04082;~antiSMASH:Cluster_4.1;~go_function: GO:0000981 - DNA-binding transcription factor activity, RNA polymerase II-specific [Evidence IEA];~go_function: GO:0003677 - DNA binding [Evidence IEA];~go_function: GO:0008270 - zinc ion binding [Evidence IEA];~go_process: GO:0006351 - transcription, DNA-templated [Evidence IEA];~go_process: GO:0006355 - regulation of transcription, DNA-templated [Evidence IEA]), which gives rise to MSHRPRKFQRISKACDFCNRRSIKCNKNNGPLAPCQNCADFDVPCTYDRPARRRGARRNASPAASQTMQPTGALPTLSAQQTPRDEDLARTGSVSSTIMQSRTSNASWDGVNGTHAAVAGPSDGGLISPWKAFATACNRTIQDLAQVYFEIVYPIFPLFHWPTFTKALENMDYLHDDGFFASTMAMCALASARARDGALYTTRWTPHQLASPPSEVFWTAAKESIPRDLANARGTEYMRASAILSIASIQHGQIHGMQQYLGIYHTLATMDGLQDEKFWPKDLDPITVEIRRRMFWSIYTLDVYSSIVWGGVIRHRETQSNVRYPGELRDDFLINPKSAATSPDENGRLVGHAPSDDWINGWNFITDMYRVLEHAVDSQRRRIVPNNGTTDVWSLFSPSQMAGSWLMDHVVAMYAALPPQFHQTQPVIGDLSQDIFGFQSANIQATLQLLRMVVSSNGDQGVDEKCDVAGQVLSVFSKVPVEYLKAISSPLLHHLAGIGYILGSVMEGSLSEASYKRVRTLLLEMADLLHRLESGLRRSTGTSERLRAQVSRIDEYMLSQRLATTVPPAVPHTGIIKDDLVSPLYQQSNLTPIQAPITGIDDPIAQFQLPPELLNDWPWPFDTGFSSEGMFPLAFVK
- a CDS encoding putative MFS transporter (COG:G;~EggNog:ENOG410QEI2;~InterPro:IPR011701,IPR036259;~PFAM:PF07690;~SMCOG1106:major facilitator transporter;~TransMembrane:12 (i67-84o110-131i138-156o168-188i200-221o227-250i299-323o335-355i362-382o394-413i425-445o457-480i);~antiSMASH:Cluster_4.1;~go_function: GO:0022857 - transmembrane transporter activity [Evidence IEA];~go_process: GO:0055085 - transmembrane transport [Evidence IEA]); translated protein: MSHPAGPVSKFDQDERIEFAPAQAQPEPRERPQPDGQKKDKALELIEDLGGSTILTPENNKRVLRRIDLRLLPILLGIYFLQQLDKSTLSYGSVFGLIEDANLVGQEYSWLGSSIYLVQLVAQPAIAYILVKIRLGKFLAVMVFFWGISLACMTPAKTFGGLLACRIFLGLFEAGIPPAFIAITQMWYRRREQPMRLSSWYAMNGVVNMFGSLIAFGLGHIDSNLSPYQIIFLFFGLITVAFAFAVLVFLPDSPMQSKFLNEEDKLLAIERLRMNQQGIETHEWKWAHVKEAFLDPKSFFWFALMFSISIPSGGITTFGPLIIESFGFDQLKTMLFNIPFGAIQLIATLGGAWLATKYNTKGGVIALLCLPAIAGCVMLLELPRGDSHKGPLLAGYYIISVYPGITPMIYSWAAGNTAGETKKKVINGILLVGQCAGNVVGPNLYTTEEAPGYRRGLLSNLAMFCVLVVLCAVNLVYIFYLNKQHEKRRVAMGKNAKIIDRSMQAVGETEVDKNDAQMVEDNAFKDLTDFENEVFVYVY